A genomic region of Papaver somniferum cultivar HN1 chromosome 7, ASM357369v1, whole genome shotgun sequence contains the following coding sequences:
- the LOC113295152 gene encoding uncharacterized protein LOC113295152, whose translation MESTSKNKEDGLDAENTLNNLLVEDPITYVFEDDDESSERGVEHSKNLLFKFVSGREYNVNLLHQILTKAWKPSGAFTILELGSGIYNVRFTLLCDLLAVQQGTPWSVKEDLMLIEKGNEDSLLEDYEFRYEVFSLHIYGLPLSMLNAEKVASIVSIFGTPESIQKSLAAKWGKFAKLRVKIDITKPLPKDMEITLKSKRKIKITFRYEKVPRLCFHCGFFGHLMKQCPHLSKKLEEDRSVSTEDIMLRMNDSAYARYSEEIRAFHKTSEEEMNQCIDGVGKMNMETQQPLMKEIDLDGDKSDTRLLNMDLEALIMN comes from the coding sequence ATGGAATCAACATCAAAGAACAAAGAAGACGGTTTAGATGCAGAAAATACCTTAAACAACTTATTAGTTGAAGACCCGATTACTTATGTTTTTGAAGATGATGACGAGTCAAGTGAAAGAGGTGTAGAGCACAGCAAGAATCTTTTGTTCAAATTTGTTTCAGGAAGAGAGTATAACGTCAACCTTTTACATCAGATTTTAACCAAAGCCTGGAAACCCTCAGGAGCGTTCACGATTTTAGAGCTTGGAAGTGGTATCTACAATGTCAGATTTACACTATTGTGTGATTTGCTAGCAGTTCAACAAGGTACCCCTTGGTCTGTGAAAGAAGACCTCATGTTAATTGAAAAAGGAAATGAAGATTCTTTATtggaagattatgagtttagataTGAGGTCTTCAGTTTACACATATATGGGCTTCCATTAAGTATGTTAAACGCTGAGAAAGTTGCCAGTATTGTTAGTATCTTTGGAACCCCTGAATCTATTCAAAAATCTTTGGCTGCAAAATGGGGAAAATTTGCCAAGCTAAGAGTTAAGATCGATATAACGAAACCCCTCCCCAAGGATATGGAGATTACTTTGAAGTCCAAGAGGAAGATTAAGATAACTTTTAGATATGAAAAGGTCCCCAGATTATGTTTTCATTGTGGTTTCTTCGGGCATTTGATGAAACAATGCCCTCATCTTTCAAAAAAACTGGAAGAGGATAGATCGGTGAGTACTGAAGATATCATGCTCAGAATGAATGATAGCGCTTATGCAAGATACAGTGAAGAGATACGTGCTTTCCACAAGACCTCTGAAGAAGAGATGAATCAATGTATTGATGGAGTGGGGAAGATGAATATGGAGACTCAACAACCGTTGATGAAGGAGATTGATCTGGACGGTGATAAAAGCGACACGCGGCTTCTCAATATGGACTTGGAGGCACTGATAATGAACTAA
- the LOC113295151 gene encoding uncharacterized protein LOC113295151, producing the protein MSRISRLLSRQSASSTSDDSRVAKLVVQPSSQPEPVSTMGPDTSQHYMTDLTWKHKAQAKEWLISKAKEKMCVAFQSKHVDFKKMEMVCERGGKREKVTKNQIQNIHTKKGNQHSKEEDERLSQLSKNERAEEKRKEKEKYDEERDLWKDFLKDRDHLDHSKTEVKYYSNLQKFIDDWSTDHKKVVEYFLNTWLNPWKEKFVYAWTNRYKHFKNESISIAKQSHGRLKKLWKRIIVG; encoded by the exons ATGTCCAGAATTTCTAGGCTACTGAGTCGTCAATCTGCAAGTTCCACAAGTGATGACTCTAGAGTTGCCAAG TTGGTGGTGCAACCAAGCTCTCAACCAGAACCAGTCTCTACTATGGGTCCAGATACCTCCCAACACTATATGACTGATTTG ACATGGAAACACAAGGCTCAGGCCAAGGAATGGCTTATCTCAaaggcaaaagagaagatgtgtgtgGCTTTTCAAAGCAAACACGTcgattttaagaagatggagatGGTATGCGAGAGAGGGGGGAAAAGGGAGAAAGTCACAAAG AATCAAATCCAAAATATCCATACTAAGAAGGGTAATCAACATTCGAAGGAGGAAGACGAGCGTCTAAGTCAACTTTCCAAAAATGAGCGAGCGgaagagaaaaggaaagaaaaggaaaaatacgaTGAAGAGAGGGATCTATGGAAAGATTTTTTGAAAGATCGGGACCATTTGGATCATTCGAAGACCGAGGTTAAGTATTAttctaacttgcagaagtttatTGATGATTGGAGCAcagatcataagaaggttgtcgAGTATTTCCTGAATACATGGTTGAATCCTTGGAAGGagaagtttgtttatgcatggaCCAATAGATACAAGCACTTCAAAAATGAGTCTATAAGTATTGCAAAGCAGTCTCATGGACGTTTGAAAAAATTATGGAAGAGAATAATAGTGGGGTAG
- the LOC113298307 gene encoding protein CHROMATIN REMODELING 19-like: MKRDFEEISDDEWEKHSSFKPRFPKKESSSLPLIESFSYQSKKIEISEGSSDDLLEITNDSLEDDDADVAEVRPQTNRARRFVVDEDSDEDFVVEEDTGPIFLDDDDEEEVEEVDVVGKALQKCSKISAVLKKELYGSSMSACDRYSEVETSSVRIVTQDDINAACATEESDFQPILKPYQLVGVNFLLLLHKKNIAGAILADEMGLGKTIQAITYLTMLKYLDNDPGPHLIVCPASLLENWERELKKWCPSFTVLQYHGAGRAMYSKELNSLAKAGLPPPFNVLLVCYSLFERHSAQQKDDRKVLKRWHWSCVLMDEAHALKDKSSYRWKNLMGVAQNAKERLMLTGTPLQNDLHELWSLLEFMMPDLFATGDVDLKKLLNSEDKELIARIKSILGPFILRRMKSDVMQQLVPKIQQVRHVSMERMQEDAYKEAIEEYRASSLARLEKSSASTPKSITEFIPRRQISNYFVELRKIANHPLLVRRIYNDEDVVYHARKLYSKGAFGFECTLERVIEELKSYNDFSIHQLLESYFGSESKGALEDNHVFLSAKCQALADLLPSLKRDGHRVLIFSQWTSMLDILEWTLDVIGVTYRRLDGSTQVTERQNIVDAFNNDTSIFACLLSTRAGGQGLNLTGADTVVIHDMDFNPQMDRQAEDRCHRIGQTKPVTVIRLVTKGTVDENIYEIAKRKLVLDAAVLESDIEVDDETDMPEKTMGEILSALLLG; the protein is encoded by the exons ATGAAGCGCGATTTTGAAGAAATTTCCGACGATGAGTGGGAGAAACACTCATCGTTCAAACCGAGATTCCCGAAGAAAGAATCTTCATCTCTGCCATTGATTGAATCTTTTTCTTACCAGTCTAAGAAAATCGAAATCTCGGAAGGAAGTAGTGATGATTTATTGGAAATTACTAACGAcagtttggaggatgatgatgcAGATGTAGCAGAAGTTCGACCTCAAACTAATAGAGCTCGAAgatttgttgttgatgaagatagtgacgaagattttgttgttgaagaagatacTGGACCGATTTTCTTAGATGATGATGACGAGGAGGAAGTAGAAGAGGTTGATGTTGTTGGCAAAGCTTTACAGAAATGTTCCAAAATATCAGCAGTTTTAAAAAAAGAGTTATATGGTTCATCAATGTCAGCCTGTGATAGATATTCTGAGGTTGAAACGTCTTCTGTGAGGATTGTTACACAG GATGATATTAATGCCGCTTGTGCAACTGAAGAATCAGATTTTCAACCCATCCTTAAACCTTACCAACTAGTTGGTGtcaattttcttcttctgttgCATAAGAAGAATATTGCTGGAG CCATTTTGGCAGATGAGATGGGTCTTGGTAAGACCATTCAG GCTATCACATACTTAACTATGCTGAAATACTTGGACAATGATCCTGGACCCCATTTAATTGTCTGCCCTGCTTCTCTCTTGGAGAACTGGGAAAGAGAGTTAAAAAAGTGGTGCCCTTCATTTACTGTGTTACAGTATCACGGGGCAGGGCGAGCGATGTATTCGAAGGAGTTGAACTCTTTAGCTAAGGCTGGGTTGCCACCTCCTTTTAATGTTCTTTTAGTTTGCTACTCACTCTTTGAGCGTCACAG TGCACAGCAGAAAGATGACCGCAAGGTACTGAAGCGCTGGCACTGGAGCTGTGTGCTAATGGATGAAGCTCATGCTTTAAAGGATAAAAGCAGCTATAGATGGAAAAACCTAATGGGTGTAGCACAAAATGCAAAAGAGCGTCTTATGCTGACAGGGACACCTCTCCAAAATGATTTGCAT GAACTGTGGTCATTGTTGGAGTTCATGATGCCGGACCTCTTTGCAACTGGAGATGTAGACCTGAAAAAGCTTTTGAATTCCGAAGATAAGGAGTTGATTGCTCGTATAAAATCCATCCTGGGACCGTTTATTTTGAGACGCATGAAATCTGATGTAATGCAGCAACTGGTCCCGAAGATTCAACAG gttcgaCATGTGTCTATGGAAAGGATGCAAGAGGATGCTTATAAAGAAGCAATTGAAGAGTATCGTGCATCCTCTCTTGCTCGGTTGGAGAAGTCGTCAGCGTCTACTCCCAAGAGTATAACTGAATTTATTCCGCGACGCCAAATATCCAACTATTTTGTTGAACTCCGTAAG ATAGCTAATCATCCTTTACTGGTGAGACGTATTTACAACGATGAGGATGTCGTTTATCATGCAAGAAAGCTGTACTCAAAAGGTGCATTTGGCTTTGAATGTACCTTGGAAAGGGTTATTGAAGAACTTAAGAGTTATAACGATTTCTCTATTCATCAG CTTCTAGAGTCATATTTCGGCTCCGAATCTAAAGGGGCTCTTGAAGATAATCATGTTTTCCTTTCTGCAAAATGTCAG GCGTTAGCTGATCTTCTCCCTTCATTAAAAAGAGATGGGCATAGAGTTTTGATTTTTAGCCAATGGACCTCAATGCTTGATATTTTAGAGTGGACTTTGGATGTAATTGGTGTTACATATCGGCGCCTTGATGGAAG TACTCAGGTCACCGAAAGGCAAAATATAGTCGATGCGTTCAATAATGACACATCGATATTTGCTTGTTTGCTATCTACACGGGCTGGAGGGCAAGGCTTGAACTTAACAGGAGCTGACACTGTAGTTATACATGACATGGATTTCAACCCACAGATGGACCGACAAGCCGAAGATCGCTGCCATCGCATTGGGCAAACAAAACCTGTTACCGTTATTAG GCTTGTGACAAAGGGAACAGTAGATGAGAACATATATGAGATTGCAAAGAGGAAACTGGTGCTTGATGCTGCAGTGCTCGAGTCTGACATTGAAGTGGATGATGAAACTGATATGCCTGAGAAGACTATGGGAGAGATATTATCCGCACTGTTGCTGGGCTAA